A stretch of the Helicoverpa zea isolate HzStark_Cry1AcR chromosome 15, ilHelZeax1.1, whole genome shotgun sequence genome encodes the following:
- the LOC124636990 gene encoding uncharacterized protein LOC124636990, producing the protein MVEYVKLIFSLLLAISAIKCENCVTYDFGSNFYDSFNNGNTLCAGMATWRLGNYSSLELQSPHHDTDLFITPDENLSCVSSYGFEMKSSGILEVYVYMESTSTRDQIVVLANEVAKSGNNVVTGTSILTPLKKDYFDGWHVLRIDLFGTGIFSGYVSFLGVASPGSKVIIDSFRYIPPSFDEDCHVYDGDFVTSSPIETPEQTESEPCVSYNFETEFDVLFNSDRGLCTGFTQWDLNKYSTLPIEQPSSESLKFITPQAEISCISSFPFEVTAGGIVEVNVYMESGSNSDQIAVLVSKIEDEANDVVIGSSVLTPLDGTYTDGWQSLKIQLLGVGTFKAYVSFLGLASEDSIVLVDSFRYISPSIARDECKIYEDEIFETTTSTPVTIAPIGTGKECVTYNFENNFENSFDTNNVLCNGYASWHLGDYHSLTVETLNPESNTFISPNETSSCVSSFVFRMIPGGVVKVNAYLKSASELDYVIVLAKKVVPGGVDTVAGFQMYYASNSNFVEGWNSLEVTVNDFSIFDGYITLIGSTAEESLILIDSFSYTPPDSAYPCEIY; encoded by the exons ATGGTGGAATacgttaaattaatattcagtTTGCTGTTAGCAATTTCGGCAATAAAATGTGAAAATTGCGTTACTTACGATTTCGGATCTAACTTTTATGACAGTTTCAATAATGGCAATACTTTGTGTGCTGGAATGGCTACCTGGAGGTTGGGTAACTATAGTTCCCTGGAACTGCAGAGTCCGCATCACGACACTGATTTGTTTATAACGCCTGATGAGAACCTGAGTTGTGTGTCTTCGTACGGGTTCGAGATGAAGTCGTCTGGCATTCTGGAGGTGTATGTTTACATGGAGTCCACATCGACTCGGGACCAAATCGTGGTGCTTGCTAACGAAGTCGCGAAGAGTGGCAACAATGTCGTCACTGGAACCTCCATTTTGACGCCCTTGAAGAAAGATTACTTTGATGGATGGCACGTACTAAGAATAGATTTGTTTGGGACCGGAATATTTAGTGGATAC GTGAGTTTCCTAGGAGTAGCGTCACCAGGTTCCAAAGTCATAATCGACTCATTCCGATACATCCCGCCATCATTCGACGAAGACTGCCACGTCTACGATGGGGACTTCGTGACCAGCAGTCCCATAGAAACGCCAGAACAGACAGAATCTGAACCCTGCGTTTCGTACAATTTTGAAACAGAATTCGACGTCCTATTCAACAGTGACAGAGGATTATGTACAGGGTTCACGCAATGGGATTTAAACAAGTACAGTACTTTGCCCATCGAACAACCAAGTTCAGAGAGCCTTAAGTTCATTACGCCACAAGCTGAAATCAGTTGTATTTCCTCATTCCCATTCGAAGTAACAGCAGGCGGTATTGTAGAAGTTAACGTATATATGGAGTCAGGGTCTAACAGTGACCAAATAGCTGTACTCGTGAGTAAAATTGAAGACGAAGCCAATGATGTCGTGATTGGTAGTTCAGTGCTCACACCATTAGATGGAACCTATACCGACGGTTGGCAATCATTGAAAATTCAACTATTGGGAGTCGGCACATTCAAAGCATAC GTATCCTTCCTTGGATTGGCATCTGAAGATTCTATAGTCTTGGTTGATTCCTTCAGATATATTTCGCCATCTATTGCAAGAGatgaatgtaaaatatatgaagaCGAGATTTTTGAGACTACGACATCCACACCAGTGACGATTGCTCCTATTGGAACAGGCAAAGAATGCGTCACATACAATTTCGAAAACAACTTCGAGAATTCGTTTGATACCAATAATGTATTATGCAATGGATATGCTTCATGGCACTTGGGAGATTACCATTCTCTGACTGTTGAAACTTTAAATCCTGAGAGCAACACTTTTATTTCTCCCAACGAAACGTCTAGTTGCGTATCTTCATTTGTCTTCAGAATGATACCAGGTGGTGTAGTAAAAGTAAATGCTTACTTGAAATCGGCCTCAGAACTAGATTACGTAATTGTTTTGGCTAAAAAAGTCGTTCCTGGTGGAGTGGATACGGTGGCTGGATTCCAAATGTATTACGCCAGTAATTCTAATTTCGTGGAAGGATGGAACTCCTTGGAAGTTACTGTCAATGACTTCTCAATCTTTGATGGCTAT ATTACCCTGATCGGTTCAACAGCAGAAGAGTCTCTAATTCTAATTGACTCGTTCAGCTACACTCCACCTGACTCGGCATACCCCTGTGAAATTTATTGA